In Streptomyces sp. TLI_146, the genomic stretch TGCTGGAGAGCTGGCTGTGGGAGCTGCTCAACCAGGGCCAGCACCGCATCCCCGACCCGGTCGACTACATCGAGATGCGGCGGCACACCTTCGGCTCCGAGCTGACCGTTTCCCTGGGCCGGCTGCGGCACGCCGACACGCTGCCGCCGGAGATCTTCCGTACGGGCACGATGAGCGCCCTGGAGAACTCCGCGATGGACTACGGGATGCTGATCAACGACTTCTTCTCGTACCAGAAGGAGATCGAGTACGAGGGCGAGGTGCACAACCTGCTCCTGGTCGTGCAGCGCTTCTTCGACTGCGACTACCCGGCGGCCGTGCGGATCGTCGACGATCTGATGCGCTCGCGGATGCAGCAGTTCCTGCACATCAAGGAGACCGGGATCCCGCTGCTGTACGAGGAGTTCGGGCTCGACGCGGACGGGCGGGCGGCGCTCGACGCGTATGTGAAGGAGTTCGAGGACTGGATCGCGGGGATCCTGCACTGGCACCGGAACGTGCGCCGCTACAGCGAGGAGTCGCTGCGCGGCGGCTCGCTGCCGAACGTGGTCCCCTCGGTCCTCGCCTCCTCCGGGCCCGGCACGGCCGCCCTCCGCCTCGCCCAGCTGGTGGCGCAGCCCGCGCCCGCCCCGGTAGCGGGGCTCAGCGGGGCGTGATCGACTTGCGGGCATGGGCCATGACCACGGTCCCACGGGAGCTGCGGGCACGCTGAGCGGCACGTTCCGCAGCCGGCTGCTGTGGACCATCGGCATCAGCGCGTCGATCACCGTCATCCAGGTGGTCGGCGCGCTGCTCTCCGGCTCCCTCGCACTGCTCGCGGACGCCGCGCACAGCCTCACCGACGCGGTCGGCGTCGCGCTGGCGCTCGGCGCGATCACTCTGGCCCAGCGCGCCCCGACGCCCCGGCGCACCTTCGGCTTCTACCGGGTGGAGATCTTCTCGGCCGTCCTGAACGCCCTGCTGCTCGTGGCGATCTTCGTCTGGGTGCTGTGGTCGGCGATCGGCCGGTTCAGCGAGCCCGTCGAGGTCAAGGGCGGGCTGATGTTCGCGGTCGCGGTGGGCGGCCTCGCGGCGAACCTGGTCGGGCTCTGGCTGCTGCGGGACGCCAAGGACCAGAGCCTCAATCTGCGCGGCGCCTATCTGGAGGTCCTGGGCGACGCGCTCGGCTCGGTCGCGGTGATCGTCGGAGGTCTGGTCATCCTCCTGACGGGCTGGCAGGCCGCCGACCCGATCGCCTCCATCGTGATCGGCCTGCTGATCGTGCCGAGGGCGTACGGGCTGCTGCGCGACGCCCTGCACGTCCTGATGGAGGCCACCCCGCAGGACATGGACCTGGCGGAGGTGCGCCGGCACCTCCTCAACGAGCCCGGCGTGCTGGCGGTCCACGATCTGCACGGCTGGACCGTCACCTCCGGAATGCCGGTCCTCACCGCCCATGTGGTGGTCTCCGCCGACGCGCTGGCCGACGGCTACGGGGACCTCCTCGGGCGCCTCCAGCGGTGCGTCGGCGACCACTTCGACGTGGCCCATTCCACGATCCAGCTGGAGCCCGAGGGACACCCCGAGACGCCCGGTGCACTGCACAGCTAGTCCGGTCCTTGCTTTCCCGCCGGGGGAGCGGTAGCCCCTTGTCACATCCTGGCCCGGCGCGTCGTCCTAGGGACATGGACATCGCCATTGCGGGAGGGACGGGGACGCTGGGTAGCCGCGTCGCCGAGGAGCTGCGTACGCGGGGGCACCGCGTACGGGTGCTGAGCCGTAGGTCACCGGAGTACCCGGTCGACCTGAACACGGGGGAGGGCCTGATCGACGCCCTTGCGGGGTGCGACGTCGTGGTGGACGCGGCCAACGGCCACGGGACCGCCAAGGGGGCGGCCCGCACGCTCGTGGACGGCTCGCGGCGGCTGCTCGCCGCCGCGCGCGCCGTGGGCGTACAGCACCACGTATGCGTCTCGATCGTGGGCTGCGACATGGTGCCGATGGGATACATGCAGGTCAAGGCCGAACAGGAGTGGGTCGTACGGGAGGGCAGGGTGCCCTGGACGATCGTGCGGGCCACCCAGTTCCACGAACTGCTCGCCTCGGCGCTCGCGTCGGCCGCCAAGTGGGGGGTGGTGCCGGTGCCCCGGGCGCGGCTGCGCACGGTCGCCTGCATGGAGGCCGCCTGGGTGGTCGCCGACGTGGCGGAGGGGGTGCCGCACCGGGGGCGGATCGAGGTGTGCGGGCCCGAGGACACCGACGTCCGCGAGATGGCCCGGGTCTGGCGCAACGTCACCGGGCGCAAGGCCGTCCTGATGCCGATGCCGCTGCCCGGCCGGATGGGCCAGGCGCTGCGGGCGGGCGCGCTGACCGTCGAGCGGCCGGATGTGCGCGGCACCATGTCGTTCGGGGAGTGGCTGCGCACCGAGCAGGTCTGGGCGAGCGTCGCGGGGCTGCGGTGAGCGGGGCGCGCGGGCCGCTGTCCAACGAGGACGGACTGGCCCGGGCCTTCGAGCGCGAGCGGCCCCGGCTGCTGCGGGTCGCCTATACGACGACGGGGTGCCTGGCGGAGGCCGAGGACTGCGTCCAGGAGGCGTGGCTGCGGCTGCGCGGCCTGGAGGACCCGGGGGCCGTACGGGATCTGCGCGCCTGGCTCACGACGACCGTGGGGCGCCTGGCCCTGGACGCGCTGGGGAGCGCGCGGGTGCGGCGCGAGCGGTACGTCGGCACCTGGCTGCCGGAGCCGCTGGTGGAGCACGCGCCGGACGAGCAGGACCCCGCCGACCGGGTCACGCTCGACGAGTCGGTGTCCATGGCCCTGATGATCGTCCTGGACGAGCTGTCGCCCGCCCAGCGCACCGCGTTCCTGCTGCACGACGTGTTCGGGCTGCCCTTCGAGGAGGTCGCGGGCGTGGTGGGCCGCACCCCGGCGGCCGTACGCCAGCTGGCCTCGCGGGCCCGCCGCCACGTCGACGGCAGCCGCCCGCACCACCCCGCCGGATACGCCCGCCAGCGCGAGCTGGTCAGCGCCTTCGGCCAGGCCTGCCAGGAGGGGGATCTGGAGCGGCTGGTCTCGCTGCTCGACCCCGAGGTGGTCTGGCGCGGCGACGGCGGCGGCAAGGTGACGGCCCTGAACGGCATCGTGCGCGGCGCCGACAACGTGGCACGCGGCATCGTCGCCCTCACCCGCGTACACGTCCCCCCGGACGGCCTGCGCCTCGCCCACGTCAACGGCGCGCCCGGCCTGGCCCTGTACCACTGGGACGGCGCCCGCACGATCGTGGCGATCACCGTGGACGGCGGCCGGATCACATCGGTGGACGCCATCCGCAACCCGGACAAGCTGATGCACGTACCGGACGCGTAGGGGCTCCACGGGGCTGCGGTTGTCTGTCTGCGGTTCCCCGCGCGGATCCGCTTGGACCCCGCCTGCTCTCCGACGTCCGCCCGCGCCACGCCGACCGGTTCGGGCGACCAGTCAGGCCTCCTTCGGCCCGTCACGCCGTGACGGGCCGAAGGAGGCCTGCGCGCCTGCGCGCCCGTGGGCTCCCCTGGACCGCGTCGGCCTCAGCCCACCAACGGCGAAGGGCCCCACCGCAAGCGGTGGGGCCCTTCGACTTCGTGCCCGGTGAGGCACTGGCGGAGGATACGAGATTCGAACTCGTGAGGGGTTGCCCCCAACACGCTTTCCAAGCGTGCGCCCTAGGCCACTAGGCGAATCCTCCGCCGCAAACAATACAAGACGCTGAGGGGTGCTCGCGAACTCGTTCCCCGGTCGGGGATCGGGTACCCTGTGCGGAGCCCCTCACGTGGCGCTATCTGACTGAACTCCCCCAGGGCCGGAAGGCAGCAAGGGTAGGTCGGCTCTGGCGGGTGCGTGGGGGGCGCTTACGTTTGCGGAACCCCGGCGGGTCGCCGGCGGGTCGCCAGCGGGCTGGGCCCGGTCCGGCCCAGTGGGTGGTGGCCGTCACGGCCCGCCCGTGGCCCCCGCGTACGGCCACCCCCGCCGCGCACACCCCGCCCAATTCCCCCGCGAACCGCGACCCGGGCTCGGTTGTCAGTCCGCCCCGATAACCTCGTAGGTGTGTCGTCCCTTGCGCTGTACCGCCGCTATCGCCCGGAGTCCTTCGCCGAGGTCATTGGGCAGGAGCATGTCACCGACCCGCTGCAGCAGGCGCTGCGGAACAACCGGGTCAATCACGCGTACCTGTTCAGCGGGCCGCGCGGCTGTGGAAAGACGACCAGTGCCCGGATCCTTGCCCGCTGTCTGAACTGTGAGCAGGGGCCCACGCCCACCCCGTGCGGCGAGTGCCAGTCCTGTCGGGACCTCGCGCGCAACGGGCCGGGCTCCATCGACGTCATCGAGATCGACGCCGCCTCGCACGGTGGCGTGGACGATGCCCGTGAGCTGCGCGAGAAGGCCTTCTTCGGCCCCGCCAGCAGCCGGTACAAGATCTACATCATCGACGAGGCCCACATGGTCACCTCGGCGGGGTTCAACGCCCTGCTGAAGGTCGTCGAGGAGCCGCCGGAGCATCTGAAGTTCATCTTCGCCACGACCGAGCCCGAGAAGGTCATCGGGACCATCCGGTCGCGGACACATCACTATCCCTTCCGGCTCGTGCCGCCCGGGACTTTGCGTGAGTACCTGGGTGAGGTCTGCGGGCGGGAGGGGATCCCGGTCGAAGACGGCGTGCTGCCGCTCGTCGTGCGCGCCGGGGCCGGGTCCGTGCGTGACTCGATGTCCGTGATGGACCAGCTCCTCGCGGGCGCCGCCGACGACGGTGTGACGTACGCCATGGCCACCTCCCTCCTCGGCTACACGGACGGGTCGCTGCTCGACTCCGTGGTGGACGCGTTCGCCTCCGGTGACGGCGCCGCCGCCTTCGAGGTCGTCGACCGGGTCATCGAGGGCGGGAACGACCCCCGCCGGTTCGTCGCCGACCTGCTGGAGCGGCTGCGGGACCTCGTCATCCTCGCCGCCGTCCCGGACGCGGGCGAGAAGGGCCTCATCGACGCGCCCGTCGACGTCGTCGAGCGCATGCAGGCCCAGGCCTCCGTGTTCGGCGCCGCCGAGCTCAGCCGGGCCGCCGACCTCGTCAACACCGGGCTGACCGAGATGCGGGGCGCCACCTCGCCCCGGCTCCAGCTGGAGCTGATCTGCGCGCGCGTGCTGCTGCCCGCGGCGTACGACGACGAGCGCTCGGTCCAGGCCCGGCTCGACCGGCTGGAGCGCGGCGCCCACTTCCAGCCGGGCGCGGGGGCCGGACCCGCGATGGGGTACGTGCCGGGGGCCGAGGCCCATCCGCCGATGCCCCCCGTGCCCGCCGGACACGGCCCCGAGGCCGCCCGGGCCGCCGCGCGCGCCGCCGCCCCGGCCGCGCCCCAGGCGCCCGCCCCGGCCGCCCCCGCCCCCGTACAGCAGCCGCCGGTCCAGGCCCCGCCCGCGCCCGCTCCCGAGCCCGTCCCGCAGGCCCCGGCCCCGGGCGCCTGGCCCGGTGCGGCCGCGCCCGGCGGCGGTCAGAGCGGCGGCGCTCAGGGCGGCGGTGCTCAGCGGCCCGGCGCCTGGCCCGGTGCCGGAGGTTCCGCTTCCGGAAGCGCGGCCGCCCCCGCACCCTCCGCCCCCACCACCGGCGGCGCCGGAGCCTGGCCCTCCGCCTCCAGCCCCGGCCAGCCCGCGCAGACCCCCGCCCCGGCCCCCGAGCCGACCCCGGCCGCCGCCCCCGCCGCCAACCCCGGCAGCGCCGTCCACGTACGGAACATGTGGCCGGACATCCTGGAGGCCGTGAAGAACAAGCGGCGCTTCACCTGGATCCTGCTGAGTCAGAACGCGCAGGTGGCCGGATTCGACGGCACCACCCTCCAGCTCGGGTTCATCAACGCCGGCGCCCGGGACAACTTCGCCAGCAGCGGCAGCGAGGAAGTCCTGCGCGGCGTGCTCGGCGAGCGCTTCGGGGTGCAGTGGAAGGTCGAGGCGATCATCGACCCGTCCGGCGGCTCCCAGCCCCCGGCCGCGGCGGGCAACTTCGGCGGCGGAGGCAACCCCGGCTCCGGCAACGGCGGCTACCAGGCCCAGGGCGGAGGCGGCTTCACCCCCTCCCGCCCCCAGTCGCCCCCGCCCGCCGCGACCCCGGCCGCCCCCGCCCCCGTACAGCAGCCGCCGCAGGCCTCCGCGCCCGCGCGGCAGGCGCCCCCCGTGGCGCAGGAGCCGCCGCCGGTGCGTCTGGAGGACGACGTTCCGGAGGACGACGACCCCGACCTCGTGGACAACGCGCTCTCCGGCCACGACCTCATCGTCCGCGAGCTCGGCGCGACGGTGGTGGAGGAATATACGAACGAGTAGCGGTACGGGGTTCGGTGACCCGTACGAGGGAGAATCCGCCACTCCGGCTAGGCTGGCTGCCGTGAAGGTCCTTGTCATCGGCGGCGGCGCCCGCGAGCACGCCCTGTGCCGTTCCCTGTCCCTCGACCCCGACGTGACGGCGCTGCACTGCGCCCCCGGCAACGCCGGGATCGCGGAGGTCGCCGAGCTCCACCCCGTGGACCAGCTGGACGGCGAGGCCGTCGCCCGGCTCGCCACCGGCCTCGCGGCCGACCTGGTCGTCGTCGGACCCGAGGCGCCGCTGGTCGCCGGGGTCGCCGACGCCGTACGGGCCGCGGGCATCCCCTGCTTCGGCCCCTCGGGCGAGGCGGCGCGGCTGGAGGGCTCCAAGGCCTTCGCCAAGGACGTGATGGCGGCGGCGAACGTGCCGACCGCGCGCTCCTACGTCTGCACCACCCCGGCCGAGATCGACGAGGCGCTGGACGCGTTCGGCGCCCCGTACGTCGTCAAGGACGACGGGCTCGCGGCCGGCAAGGGCGTCGTCGTCACCGAGGACGTCGAGGCGGCCCGCGCGCACGCGCTGGCCTGCGACCGGGTCGTCATCGAGGAGTTCCTCGACGGCCCCGAGGTCTCGCTCTTCGCGATCACGGACGGCGTGACCGTGCTGCCGCTCCAGCCCGCGCAGGACTTCAAGCGCGCGCTCGACGGCGACGAGGGGCCCAACACCGGTGGCATGGGCGCGTATTCGCCGCTGCCCTGGGCCGACCCCAAGCTCGTCGACGAGGTCATGGCGAGCGTGCTCCAGCCGACGGTCGACGAACTGCGGCGCCGCGGCACGCCGTTCTCCGGGCTGCTGTACGCGGGCCTCGCGATCACCTCGCGCGGCGTGCGGGTCATCGAGTTCAACGCGCGCTTCGGCGACCCCGAGACGCAGGTCGTGCTCGCCCGGCTGAAGACGCCGCTGGCGGGCGTGCTGCTGCACTCGGCCAACGGGACGCTGGACGTCCAGCCGCCGCTGGCCTGGCGCGACGACGCGGCGGTCACGGTCGTCGTGGCGTCGCACAACTACCCCGGTACGCCCCGGACGGGCGACCCGATCGAGGGGCTCGACGAGGTCGCGGCCCTGGACGCGCCGCACGCGTACGTGCTGCACGCCGGGACCCGGCAGGACGGCGGCGCGGTCGTGAGCGCGGGCGGACGGGTTCTTTCGGTCACTGCGACCGGGGCGGACT encodes the following:
- the sigJ gene encoding RNA polymerase sigma factor SigJ, which encodes MSGARGPLSNEDGLARAFERERPRLLRVAYTTTGCLAEAEDCVQEAWLRLRGLEDPGAVRDLRAWLTTTVGRLALDALGSARVRRERYVGTWLPEPLVEHAPDEQDPADRVTLDESVSMALMIVLDELSPAQRTAFLLHDVFGLPFEEVAGVVGRTPAAVRQLASRARRHVDGSRPHHPAGYARQRELVSAFGQACQEGDLERLVSLLDPEVVWRGDGGGKVTALNGIVRGADNVARGIVALTRVHVPPDGLRLAHVNGAPGLALYHWDGARTIVAITVDGGRITSVDAIRNPDKLMHVPDA
- the purD gene encoding phosphoribosylamine--glycine ligase translates to MKVLVIGGGAREHALCRSLSLDPDVTALHCAPGNAGIAEVAELHPVDQLDGEAVARLATGLAADLVVVGPEAPLVAGVADAVRAAGIPCFGPSGEAARLEGSKAFAKDVMAAANVPTARSYVCTTPAEIDEALDAFGAPYVVKDDGLAAGKGVVVTEDVEAARAHALACDRVVIEEFLDGPEVSLFAITDGVTVLPLQPAQDFKRALDGDEGPNTGGMGAYSPLPWADPKLVDEVMASVLQPTVDELRRRGTPFSGLLYAGLAITSRGVRVIEFNARFGDPETQVVLARLKTPLAGVLLHSANGTLDVQPPLAWRDDAAVTVVVASHNYPGTPRTGDPIEGLDEVAALDAPHAYVLHAGTRQDGGAVVSAGGRVLSVTATGADLAQARERAYAAVGRIRLDGSQHRTDIARKAADAQV
- a CDS encoding DNA polymerase III subunit gamma and tau — protein: MSSLALYRRYRPESFAEVIGQEHVTDPLQQALRNNRVNHAYLFSGPRGCGKTTSARILARCLNCEQGPTPTPCGECQSCRDLARNGPGSIDVIEIDAASHGGVDDARELREKAFFGPASSRYKIYIIDEAHMVTSAGFNALLKVVEEPPEHLKFIFATTEPEKVIGTIRSRTHHYPFRLVPPGTLREYLGEVCGREGIPVEDGVLPLVVRAGAGSVRDSMSVMDQLLAGAADDGVTYAMATSLLGYTDGSLLDSVVDAFASGDGAAAFEVVDRVIEGGNDPRRFVADLLERLRDLVILAAVPDAGEKGLIDAPVDVVERMQAQASVFGAAELSRAADLVNTGLTEMRGATSPRLQLELICARVLLPAAYDDERSVQARLDRLERGAHFQPGAGAGPAMGYVPGAEAHPPMPPVPAGHGPEAARAAARAAAPAAPQAPAPAAPAPVQQPPVQAPPAPAPEPVPQAPAPGAWPGAAAPGGGQSGGAQGGGAQRPGAWPGAGGSASGSAAAPAPSAPTTGGAGAWPSASSPGQPAQTPAPAPEPTPAAAPAANPGSAVHVRNMWPDILEAVKNKRRFTWILLSQNAQVAGFDGTTLQLGFINAGARDNFASSGSEEVLRGVLGERFGVQWKVEAIIDPSGGSQPPAAAGNFGGGGNPGSGNGGYQAQGGGGFTPSRPQSPPPAATPAAPAPVQQPPQASAPARQAPPVAQEPPPVRLEDDVPEDDDPDLVDNALSGHDLIVRELGATVVEEYTNE
- a CDS encoding cation diffusion facilitator family transporter, which encodes MGHDHGPTGAAGTLSGTFRSRLLWTIGISASITVIQVVGALLSGSLALLADAAHSLTDAVGVALALGAITLAQRAPTPRRTFGFYRVEIFSAVLNALLLVAIFVWVLWSAIGRFSEPVEVKGGLMFAVAVGGLAANLVGLWLLRDAKDQSLNLRGAYLEVLGDALGSVAVIVGGLVILLTGWQAADPIASIVIGLLIVPRAYGLLRDALHVLMEATPQDMDLAEVRRHLLNEPGVLAVHDLHGWTVTSGMPVLTAHVVVSADALADGYGDLLGRLQRCVGDHFDVAHSTIQLEPEGHPETPGALHS
- a CDS encoding SDR family oxidoreductase, with protein sequence MDIAIAGGTGTLGSRVAEELRTRGHRVRVLSRRSPEYPVDLNTGEGLIDALAGCDVVVDAANGHGTAKGAARTLVDGSRRLLAAARAVGVQHHVCVSIVGCDMVPMGYMQVKAEQEWVVREGRVPWTIVRATQFHELLASALASAAKWGVVPVPRARLRTVACMEAAWVVADVAEGVPHRGRIEVCGPEDTDVREMARVWRNVTGRKAVLMPMPLPGRMGQALRAGALTVERPDVRGTMSFGEWLRTEQVWASVAGLR